One stretch of Bacteroidota bacterium DNA includes these proteins:
- a CDS encoding dolichol kinase codes for MINAANIDYKAEIARKAIHFCSLSIPIIYYFIERDLALQILVPVTFGFLVVDLLRYYHKPTADLFYMVFRFMLRKHEQDHTSKRLNGATNVLIAATICVVVFPKLIVLTAFPILIISDSVAALFGRRFGKKKFLKKSVEGSTAFFVFALLVIYFTPKVEYSSTEYLIGAIAALVGTVVEAGAWKIDDNLSIPLSVGAIMWGLYFILYPSVNLFTITFH; via the coding sequence ATGATTAACGCTGCGAATATTGATTATAAAGCGGAGATTGCTCGGAAAGCGATTCATTTCTGTTCACTCAGTATACCGATCATCTATTATTTTATCGAACGTGACCTAGCACTGCAGATTCTGGTGCCGGTCACGTTTGGTTTTTTAGTTGTTGACCTTTTGCGGTATTACCACAAACCGACTGCCGATCTCTTTTATATGGTGTTCCGATTTATGTTACGCAAACATGAACAGGACCACACTTCAAAACGATTGAACGGTGCAACCAACGTATTAATTGCCGCAACAATCTGCGTAGTCGTATTCCCAAAATTGATTGTATTGACCGCATTTCCCATTCTTATTATCTCCGACTCTGTCGCTGCATTATTTGGACGGCGGTTCGGGAAGAAAAAATTTTTGAAAAAAAGTGTTGAGGGAAGCACAGCGTTTTTTGTCTTTGCTCTGCTCGTTATTTATTTTACCCCCAAAGTCGAATATTCAAGCACCGAATATCTTATCGGAGCAATTGCTGCGTTGGTCGGAACTGTTGTAGAAGCAGGAGCTTGGAAAATAGACGACAATCTCTCGATTCCACTCTCCGTGGGAGCGATTATGTGGGGATTATATTTTATATTATACCCATCAGTTAATCTGTTCACAATAACTTTTCATTAA
- a CDS encoding peptidase U32 family protein has translation MKPTIEIMSPAGSWDSLSAALHAGADSIYFGVEQLNMRAKSSNNFTFEDLPKIAERCAEYHARSYITLNTIMYDHDLQLMRKIVDASKANGITAVIASDHSVMMYAKKKNVELHISTQMNITNIETIEYFSAFADVMVLSRELSLSQVSDITRQIKRKNICGPSGKLIQVEVFAHGALCMAVSGKCYLSLHTHFSSANRGACIQNCRRDYIVTDKETGYELEIDNEYIMSAKDLCTVDFLDKIINAGVSVLKIEGRGRSPEYVHTTTKCYKEAVLSIMEGTYTKEKINLWKEELSTVYNRGFWDGYYLGRTMGEWSNSEESLATKRKIYLGKGLNYFEQPKIGYFKIESQSLDVGDEIIITGPTTGYVHAIATELRVNDISVQHAVKGDCVTIPINEMIRPSDSIYKLVENRTGDAQ, from the coding sequence ATGAAGCCAACTATTGAAATAATGTCCCCGGCCGGATCGTGGGATTCCCTTTCCGCAGCACTACACGCTGGTGCAGATTCAATCTATTTTGGTGTGGAACAATTAAACATGCGGGCTAAATCTTCGAATAATTTTACGTTTGAAGACCTTCCAAAAATTGCTGAGCGTTGTGCAGAGTATCATGCAAGATCTTACATTACACTCAATACCATTATGTATGATCACGACCTTCAGCTAATGAGAAAAATTGTCGACGCATCCAAAGCAAACGGAATTACTGCCGTCATAGCATCAGATCATTCTGTAATGATGTATGCAAAAAAGAAAAATGTTGAACTGCATATATCCACACAAATGAATATTACCAACATCGAAACGATCGAATATTTTTCCGCATTTGCCGATGTGATGGTGCTTTCACGCGAACTTTCACTCTCACAAGTATCCGATATTACACGCCAGATTAAACGCAAAAATATCTGCGGACCGTCCGGTAAGTTAATTCAAGTGGAAGTGTTTGCCCATGGGGCTCTTTGTATGGCAGTATCCGGAAAATGTTATCTCAGTCTTCATACTCATTTTTCATCCGCCAACCGTGGTGCATGCATTCAAAATTGCAGACGCGACTATATCGTTACAGATAAAGAGACAGGGTATGAACTCGAAATTGACAATGAATATATCATGTCGGCAAAGGATCTTTGCACAGTCGATTTCTTGGATAAGATAATCAACGCCGGGGTGAGTGTATTGAAGATTGAAGGAAGAGGACGTTCCCCGGAATATGTCCACACAACAACGAAATGTTATAAAGAAGCGGTACTTTCCATTATGGAAGGAACGTACACAAAAGAAAAAATCAATCTATGGAAGGAAGAACTTTCTACAGTGTACAACCGTGGATTTTGGGATGGCTATTATCTCGGTAGGACAATGGGAGAATGGAGCAATTCCGAAGAGTCTCTTGCCACAAAACGAAAGATTTATCTTGGCAAAGGGTTGAACTATTTTGAACAACCGAAAATTGGATATTTCAAAATTGAATCTCAATCACTCGATGTCGGAGATGAAATTATTATTACCGGCCCAACCACAGGATATGTTCATGCCATAGCAACGGAACTTCGCGTCAATGATATAAGCGTCCAACACGCGGTCAAAGGTGATTGCGTGACAATTCCCATCAACGAAATGATCCGACCGTCAGATTCGATCTATAAATTGGTCGAAAACAGAACGGGAGATGCGCAGTAG
- a CDS encoding N-acetylmuramoyl-L-alanine amidase, which yields MKSISILILLALPLLSQTNDSLFLRVVLPEKDTVVYSASRHRIAASTNITSRAFINYKEAKVYASGAFVGMHFIASDTTQLHIAVFNEKGDSLYKDILFLKPVLKKYPDGEIYIDNVSSPQEDMWLTAGDIVEIRMRGTPGQQPEFSIDGVESGIPMREITAKNGAGTGSYIGQYKVLPNDNCVDALVEVRMRRNFFSSEKAIAKGKISIIQDSLPRVAELTGKRPFLNAGLGTDRLGGAKLGFLVEGVRILITGKVGAQYRVKLSDGMEAWLPQEYAQLLPMNTPLPSTLTGSISINGNDFEDVVRVGLGQKVPYTSEQVTDPMAIVVNIFGATSNTNWITHQLSAIGIQQVKSTQIGAEQFQLTILLKHKQHWGYDISYEGSSMRIRVRRPPVVADSIRPLLKLTVAIDAGHGIGSEGAKGATGAIEKNVTLAIAKELNTQLQAKGINTIMTRETDDNVTMTDRADKVINGGVHLFVSVHCNSIGESSDPEQIKGTSTYYRYPGYKSLSDIMYKKMLTLGLTEWGVTGNFNFSLSGPTQFPNVLVETAFLSNPEDEMKLIDENFQKQIATKIIEGLEEFVRIYAK from the coding sequence TTGAAATCAATTTCAATTCTGATCCTACTCGCATTACCTCTTCTTTCGCAGACTAATGATTCCCTCTTTCTTCGCGTCGTACTTCCTGAAAAGGACACAGTTGTCTATAGTGCATCACGACATCGGATTGCCGCCTCAACGAACATTACTTCGAGAGCATTCATCAATTACAAAGAAGCAAAAGTGTATGCCAGCGGTGCATTTGTTGGAATGCATTTTATCGCTTCCGACACTACGCAGTTACACATTGCCGTATTCAATGAAAAGGGTGATTCGTTATACAAGGATATTCTTTTTCTGAAACCGGTTTTAAAAAAATATCCAGACGGGGAAATCTATATCGACAACGTCTCATCTCCCCAAGAAGACATGTGGCTGACCGCTGGTGATATTGTTGAAATTCGAATGAGAGGAACTCCCGGGCAGCAGCCAGAATTCTCAATTGATGGAGTGGAATCTGGAATTCCCATGCGCGAAATAACGGCAAAAAACGGTGCGGGAACAGGAAGTTATATTGGTCAATACAAAGTCCTGCCGAATGACAACTGTGTGGACGCTTTGGTTGAAGTCCGTATGAGACGAAATTTTTTTAGCAGTGAAAAGGCAATTGCAAAAGGAAAAATTTCCATTATTCAGGATTCCCTTCCTCGTGTTGCCGAATTAACCGGCAAACGACCTTTTCTCAATGCAGGACTTGGCACGGACCGTTTGGGAGGCGCTAAATTAGGTTTTCTTGTTGAAGGAGTTCGTATACTTATCACGGGAAAAGTTGGTGCTCAATATCGTGTAAAGTTATCCGATGGAATGGAAGCTTGGCTTCCGCAGGAGTACGCGCAACTTCTTCCGATGAATACACCTCTCCCCTCAACACTTACTGGCTCCATCTCCATTAATGGAAATGATTTCGAGGATGTCGTTCGCGTGGGTCTTGGACAAAAAGTTCCGTATACCAGCGAACAAGTAACAGATCCAATGGCAATTGTAGTCAATATATTCGGTGCAACATCGAATACAAATTGGATTACACATCAGCTTTCCGCAATTGGAATTCAACAAGTAAAAAGCACTCAGATCGGTGCAGAACAATTTCAATTAACGATTCTATTAAAGCATAAACAGCATTGGGGGTACGACATATCGTACGAAGGGAGTTCCATGCGAATTCGTGTGCGACGTCCTCCGGTTGTTGCGGATTCCATTAGACCGTTGTTAAAACTGACCGTCGCAATTGATGCCGGACATGGAATCGGAAGCGAAGGAGCGAAAGGCGCAACCGGAGCAATTGAAAAGAACGTTACACTGGCAATTGCCAAGGAACTGAATACACAATTGCAGGCTAAAGGTATCAACACTATTATGACGCGGGAAACTGATGATAATGTGACCATGACAGACCGAGCAGATAAAGTAATCAATGGCGGAGTCCATCTCTTCGTGAGCGTTCATTGCAACTCCATTGGTGAGAGTAGCGATCCTGAACAGATAAAAGGAACAAGCACCTATTATCGTTATCCCGGATACAAATCTCTTTCCGATATTATGTATAAAAAAATGTTGACACTTGGTCTTACAGAATGGGGTGTTACAGGAAATTTCAATTTTTCACTCAGCGGACCAACACAATTTCCAAACGTCCTTGTTGAAACTGCTTTTCTTTCAAATCCTGAAGATGAAATGAAACTGATTGATGAAAATTTCCAGAAGCAGATTGCAACAAAGATTATTGAAGGATTGGAAGAATTTGTGAGGATATATGCAAAATGA
- a CDS encoding GxxExxY protein, translating to MKKKFTLDDAVIVAVKALKNFDTTFEDKLLHYLRTTNYTVELIINFC from the coding sequence ATGAAAAAAAAGTTTACTCTTGATGACGCTGTTATTGTGGCGGTTAAAGCTTTAAAGAATTTTGATACCACTTTTGAAGATAAATTACTTCACTATCTTAGAACAACGAACTATACGGTTGAGTTAATAATTAATTTTTGCTGA
- the hutH gene encoding histidine ammonia-lyase, with product MMTTLNGNSLTISDLYSTSTDFTNKITLAPSAKKAMQKSRALVEEWLASDEVIYGVTTGFGEFANVRIPLDKIELLQRNLIVSHAAGAGDPLPYEVVRAMMVLRINALAKGFSGIRPETVEFIVRFFNAGLIPVVPSQGSVGSSGDLVQLAHLVLTMMGHGKIFNSKSGKIENAKSLLTKNKLRPLRLTAKEGLALINGTQMMTAYASLITHESLQLMKLADISCALSVEALKGTDTAFDERIHKLRPYKGQLAAAANLRTLLQQSEIRESHRHNDDRVQDAYSLRCAPQVHGASRDALEYVASKVEIEINSANDNPLIFPDDKQHLEGGNFHGQPMALAMDFAGIAIAEFANISERRIERMVNGALSRLPRFLTTNGGLNSGLMIAQYTAASLVSENKVLAHPASVDSIPTSANQEDHNSMGSIAAQKCWRILKNAQTVIAIEMMTAAQGIDFHAPLKCGKGTNAAYQTIRNNIPHLNEDRILHNDIQKALGLVKNGAVLSTVERKIGLLK from the coding sequence ATGATGACCACTTTGAACGGCAATTCACTTACCATCTCTGATCTGTACTCAACTTCGACAGATTTCACAAATAAAATTACTCTTGCCCCATCTGCAAAAAAAGCGATGCAAAAATCTCGCGCTCTTGTTGAAGAATGGCTTGCAAGTGATGAAGTGATCTACGGTGTGACCACCGGATTTGGTGAATTTGCGAATGTACGCATACCATTGGATAAGATTGAACTATTGCAGCGAAATCTTATTGTCAGTCACGCCGCCGGTGCCGGCGACCCGCTGCCGTATGAAGTCGTGAGGGCAATGATGGTCCTTCGCATCAATGCACTTGCAAAAGGTTTTTCCGGCATACGACCTGAAACAGTGGAGTTTATCGTGCGCTTTTTTAATGCGGGACTCATTCCGGTTGTTCCGTCGCAAGGATCAGTCGGCTCAAGTGGTGATCTCGTACAATTGGCTCACCTTGTTCTTACTATGATGGGACATGGAAAAATATTCAACAGCAAGTCAGGAAAAATAGAAAATGCAAAATCACTTTTAACAAAAAATAAATTACGCCCGCTCCGTTTGACTGCAAAAGAAGGTCTTGCACTCATCAATGGCACACAAATGATGACCGCGTATGCTTCCCTCATCACTCACGAATCTCTGCAATTGATGAAGCTGGCCGATATCTCTTGCGCATTGAGTGTTGAAGCATTAAAAGGAACCGATACTGCCTTCGACGAACGAATTCACAAACTCCGTCCGTATAAAGGACAACTTGCCGCTGCTGCAAATCTTCGAACTCTGTTGCAACAAAGTGAGATCCGTGAATCGCACAGACACAACGATGATCGCGTACAGGATGCTTATTCGTTACGATGTGCACCGCAGGTCCATGGAGCTTCGCGCGATGCGCTGGAGTACGTCGCTTCGAAAGTCGAGATCGAAATCAACTCTGCCAATGATAATCCACTTATTTTTCCGGATGATAAACAACATCTGGAAGGAGGAAATTTTCACGGACAACCGATGGCGCTGGCAATGGATTTTGCTGGAATTGCGATTGCAGAATTTGCCAACATCTCCGAACGACGAATCGAACGAATGGTCAATGGCGCGCTGAGTCGTCTTCCCCGCTTTCTTACAACCAACGGAGGATTAAATTCCGGATTAATGATTGCACAGTACACCGCCGCATCGCTTGTATCGGAAAATAAAGTGCTTGCACATCCGGCAAGCGTTGATTCAATACCCACTTCCGCAAATCAAGAAGATCACAATTCCATGGGATCAATCGCAGCCCAAAAATGCTGGCGGATCTTAAAAAATGCACAGACAGTGATTGCCATTGAAATGATGACTGCCGCACAAGGAATTGATTTTCATGCACCACTCAAATGCGGCAAAGGAACGAACGCTGCATATCAAACAATCCGCAATAACATCCCCCATCTTAACGAAGACCGAATTTTACACAACGATATACAGAAAGCATTGGGACTGGTGAAAAATGGTGCCGTACTTTCAACTGTTGAACGAAAGATCGGTTTACTAAAATAA
- the hisG gene encoding ATP phosphoribosyltransferase has translation MSKLKFGLPKGSLQESTLQLLSKAGFNFSVSSRSYFPSVDDEELEGMLIRAQEIPRYVEDGVFDAGLTGHDWIIENGVDIVSVCDLIYSKQSMRKVKWVLAVHEDSSVRTVKDLEGKRIATEVVGITKAYLQKHGVKAAVEFSWGATEVKTPDLVDAIVEVTETGSSLRANKLRIVDVVLESNTKLIANKTSWNDPWKREKIENLAMLLQGAINAGSRVGLKMNLKKVDLEKIVALIPALRKPTISQLSDSDWVAIETILEEKVVRAIIPQLKRAGAEGIIEYPLNKVIY, from the coding sequence ATGAGTAAACTCAAATTTGGCTTGCCAAAAGGAAGTCTTCAGGAATCCACACTTCAACTGTTATCAAAAGCTGGATTCAATTTTTCTGTTTCGTCACGCTCTTACTTCCCTTCTGTTGATGATGAAGAACTGGAAGGAATGCTCATTCGCGCACAGGAAATTCCACGGTATGTAGAAGACGGCGTGTTCGATGCGGGACTAACAGGTCACGATTGGATCATTGAAAATGGCGTAGATATTGTCAGTGTCTGCGATCTTATCTATTCTAAGCAGTCGATGAGAAAAGTAAAGTGGGTTCTTGCTGTCCACGAAGACTCTTCCGTAAGAACAGTTAAAGATCTTGAAGGAAAACGGATTGCAACGGAAGTTGTAGGCATCACAAAAGCCTATCTGCAGAAACATGGTGTAAAAGCTGCTGTGGAGTTTTCTTGGGGAGCTACAGAAGTAAAAACTCCGGATCTTGTTGATGCCATCGTTGAGGTGACGGAGACCGGCAGTTCACTGCGCGCCAATAAACTCCGCATTGTCGATGTTGTCCTCGAATCCAATACTAAACTGATTGCCAATAAAACCAGTTGGAATGATCCGTGGAAACGAGAAAAGATTGAGAACCTCGCAATGTTATTACAAGGAGCCATCAATGCGGGTTCGCGCGTGGGATTAAAGATGAATCTAAAAAAGGTCGACCTGGAAAAAATTGTCGCTCTTATTCCTGCACTTCGCAAACCAACTATTTCTCAACTTTCGGATTCAGACTGGGTTGCGATCGAAACTATCCTTGAAGAAAAAGTTGTCCGCGCAATCATACCGCAGTTGAAACGTGCCGGTGCTGAAGGGATCATCGAATACCCACTGAATAAAGTGATTTACTAA
- a CDS encoding adenosine deaminase yields the protein MTLSKDFIRTIPKVLLHDHLDGGVRPQTVIELAKEQKYDKLPTSDPGELDQWFQRGAQRGSLPLFLEGFEHTCGVMQTEEALERVAYETVEDMKLDGVVYFETRFAPVFHTGKGLSVSRIIKSVLKGLERGKKDFGVHYGVIICAMRHMEPTVSLEVAELAVEFRNQGVVGFDLAGEEGGYPPKKHVDAFHYIQRENFNITVHAGEAFGKESIWQAIQWCGAHRIGHGTRLIEDMKVKDGEVLSMGTLAQYVLDKRIPIEICLTSNLHTGAVRSIEEHPFPIYHKYKFRLTLNTDDRLMSGITLTDEYYLAHQTFGLDLAALEKITINAMKSAFIPYKDRIKIIYDTLKPGYAEAKKRM from the coding sequence ATGACACTCTCAAAAGATTTTATCCGTACGATTCCCAAAGTTCTCCTGCACGACCATCTGGATGGCGGCGTTCGCCCACAGACTGTGATTGAACTAGCCAAAGAACAAAAATATGACAAACTCCCCACGAGTGATCCGGGAGAGTTAGATCAGTGGTTTCAGCGAGGTGCACAGCGTGGAAGTCTTCCATTGTTTCTGGAAGGTTTCGAGCATACGTGCGGAGTCATGCAGACCGAAGAAGCATTGGAGCGAGTTGCATATGAAACCGTTGAAGACATGAAACTTGACGGCGTTGTCTATTTCGAAACCCGATTCGCACCGGTATTTCATACCGGTAAGGGACTTTCCGTATCGAGGATTATAAAGTCCGTTCTGAAAGGATTGGAACGTGGTAAAAAAGATTTTGGAGTCCATTACGGAGTGATCATCTGTGCTATGCGACATATGGAACCAACGGTTTCATTGGAGGTTGCCGAACTCGCCGTCGAGTTTCGAAATCAAGGTGTAGTCGGATTCGACCTTGCTGGTGAAGAAGGAGGATATCCTCCAAAAAAACATGTTGATGCATTCCACTACATACAGCGGGAAAATTTCAATATTACAGTCCATGCAGGCGAAGCATTTGGGAAAGAATCGATTTGGCAGGCAATCCAATGGTGCGGCGCACATCGCATAGGTCACGGCACACGATTGATTGAAGATATGAAAGTAAAAGATGGTGAGGTGTTGTCCATGGGAACGCTCGCACAATATGTTCTGGATAAACGTATCCCGATTGAAATCTGCCTGACCAGCAATCTTCATACGGGTGCCGTCCGTTCTATCGAAGAACATCCTTTTCCAATCTATCATAAATATAAATTCCGGCTAACGCTGAATACTGATGATCGTTTGATGAGCGGAATTACGTTGACAGATGAATATTATCTTGCGCATCAAACATTTGGTCTTGACCTTGCTGCTTTAGAAAAGATTACAATCAATGCGATGAAATCTGCTTTTATACCTTACAAGGACCGTATTAAGATTATCTATGACACATTAAAACCGGGATATGCCGAAGCGAAGAAACGAATGTAA
- the sixA gene encoding phosphohistidine phosphatase SixA, which translates to MILFFLRHGEAGHHYNTDFERELTNDGKHAAANVGKFFTEMNMHFTHAFVSPLVRAQQTAQTVLQKLPPVVLTETKHLTPESDPRNLFELLRSYSNDSGILLVTHEPFVSTCISTLISGTENVNVVMKPTTLACVETTGAPSHGNGRLRWIVTPQIIEHLLKLPKTAS; encoded by the coding sequence ATGATTTTATTTTTTCTAAGACACGGCGAAGCAGGACATCATTATAATACTGACTTTGAACGGGAACTCACGAATGACGGAAAACATGCGGCAGCAAATGTCGGCAAGTTCTTTACGGAAATGAATATGCATTTCACCCATGCATTTGTGAGTCCGCTTGTTCGTGCCCAACAGACAGCTCAGACCGTTCTGCAAAAATTACCTCCTGTCGTCCTGACTGAAACAAAACACCTTACACCTGAAAGTGATCCCCGAAATTTATTTGAACTGCTTCGTTCGTATTCAAACGACAGCGGCATTTTATTAGTCACTCATGAACCATTCGTCAGTACATGCATTTCAACATTGATTAGCGGGACGGAAAACGTCAACGTTGTCATGAAACCGACAACACTCGCCTGTGTGGAAACTACAGGAGCCCCATCCCACGGCAACGGAAGATTACGATGGATTGTCACACCGCAGATTATTGAACACCTTCTGAAGCTGCCAAAAACAGCCTCGTAA
- the glgP gene encoding alpha-glucan family phosphorylase yields the protein MAKKKTSLTHSLVEGLSRLSKNLWWAWHTNAQSIFRELSPQLWEKTNHNASWLMADITESEILARLGDKNFAQHVTDVLQEFDDYMSNTKTWSASKAKALKKPIAYFSAEFGLHESVRIYSGGLGILAGDHTKSASDLGVPFYGVSLFYREGYFEQRISVDGWQHEQYLQIDLKRQPTEMVTDKKGNPIVCSVQIGFSKVNFIARRLAVGRSNILLLDTNLKENEERYRDITAHVYGGDSTTRIAQEIVLGVGGVRMLRAMGINPAVYHMNEGHSAFLTLELLREQIAKGLSKEKAMQYVIKECIFTTHTPVPAGHDRFSNDLMKFVFDQHVHHYGMTMEELIHFGREHANNPHDIFCMTVLAMKMSRTANGVSELHGAVSREMWKPLYPKAKNIDAVPIGFVTNGIHVESWVNEKTNTFWTDKLGSDWNNHFLEPAFWQKAVDPKKISDEELWALRYNLRRQLIEFARHRLHEQHSRYGNGTAAYESILNPDALTICFARRFATYKRAPLIFTHFEKILNVFNTLEKPVQVIFAGKAHPRDDEGKKFIQKIIDITKHPNLFGKVIFLENYDMNLARYLVSGADVWLNNPRRPLEASGTSGQKVSINGGMNCSIMDGWWREGYDGHNGWSIGGDEQPADAHVQDTQDSQFLYEVLSEQIIPEFYDRDANGIPKKWIKRMRRAIATLVPQYNTHRMVAEYVKKYYI from the coding sequence ATGGCAAAGAAAAAAACCTCTTTAACTCATTCACTTGTGGAAGGGCTTTCCAGACTTTCAAAAAATCTTTGGTGGGCATGGCATACAAATGCCCAATCAATTTTTAGAGAACTCTCTCCTCAGTTATGGGAAAAAACCAATCACAACGCATCCTGGTTAATGGCGGATATTACCGAGAGTGAAATTCTTGCACGTCTCGGCGATAAAAATTTTGCACAACACGTAACGGATGTATTGCAAGAGTTTGATGATTACATGAGCAATACAAAAACCTGGTCTGCATCAAAGGCAAAAGCGTTGAAGAAGCCAATTGCATATTTTAGCGCAGAATTCGGACTCCATGAAAGTGTCCGTATTTATTCCGGTGGACTTGGAATTTTAGCCGGGGACCATACAAAATCGGCAAGCGATCTCGGTGTCCCCTTTTACGGTGTGTCGCTCTTTTATCGTGAAGGATATTTTGAACAACGAATCAGTGTAGATGGCTGGCAGCACGAACAATACCTTCAGATAGATCTTAAGCGACAGCCGACTGAGATGGTTACGGATAAAAAAGGTAATCCTATTGTCTGTTCTGTTCAGATCGGTTTCAGCAAAGTCAATTTTATTGCCCGTAGGCTCGCTGTAGGCAGAAGCAATATTTTATTGTTAGATACAAATCTTAAAGAAAATGAAGAACGCTATCGTGATATTACGGCGCACGTCTATGGCGGCGATTCCACTACACGAATTGCACAAGAGATTGTTCTCGGTGTCGGTGGTGTACGAATGCTGCGAGCAATGGGAATCAATCCTGCCGTATATCATATGAATGAAGGACACTCTGCATTCTTAACGCTGGAATTACTACGGGAACAAATCGCGAAAGGTCTTTCCAAAGAAAAAGCGATGCAGTACGTGATTAAAGAATGTATTTTTACAACTCACACACCTGTTCCGGCGGGTCACGATAGATTCTCCAACGATCTAATGAAATTCGTTTTTGATCAGCATGTTCATCATTACGGTATGACCATGGAAGAGTTGATCCACTTCGGACGCGAACATGCCAATAATCCTCACGACATTTTCTGCATGACGGTATTGGCAATGAAAATGTCCCGCACGGCAAACGGAGTAAGCGAATTACACGGAGCTGTCAGCCGCGAAATGTGGAAGCCACTCTATCCGAAAGCAAAAAATATTGATGCTGTTCCAATCGGGTTCGTTACCAATGGTATTCACGTTGAAAGCTGGGTAAATGAAAAGACAAACACATTCTGGACTGATAAACTTGGAAGTGATTGGAATAATCACTTTCTTGAGCCCGCATTCTGGCAAAAAGCTGTCGATCCGAAAAAGATCTCCGATGAAGAATTGTGGGCGTTGCGCTATAATCTCCGTCGTCAATTGATTGAGTTTGCACGGCATAGATTGCATGAACAACATTCTCGATACGGCAACGGAACCGCCGCATACGAATCAATTTTAAATCCTGACGCACTCACCATCTGTTTTGCACGACGGTTTGCAACATATAAACGCGCACCGTTGATCTTCACCCATTTTGAAAAAATTCTGAATGTCTTCAATACTCTCGAAAAACCTGTCCAGGTAATTTTTGCCGGAAAAGCACATCCACGCGATGATGAAGGAAAGAAGTTCATTCAAAAAATTATCGATATTACCAAACATCCTAATCTCTTCGGCAAAGTAATCTTCCTTGAAAATTACGATATGAACCTCGCACGCTATCTTGTCTCAGGCGCCGATGTTTGGCTGAATAATCCCCGCAGACCATTGGAAGCAAGCGGAACCAGCGGTCAGAAGGTTAGTATCAATGGCGGAATGAATTGCAGTATTATGGACGGCTGGTGGCGCGAAGGATATGACGGACATAACGGATGGTCAATTGGAGGCGACGAACAGCCCGCAGACGCACATGTTCAGGATACGCAAGACTCACAGTTTTTATACGAAGTATTAAGCGAACAGATCATCCCTGAATTTTATGACCGCGATGCAAACGGTATCCCGAAAAAATGGATCAAACGGATGCGCCGAGCCATTGCTACTCTCGTTCCTCAGTATAATACTCACCGTATGGTAGCAGAATATGTGAAGAAGTATTATATCTGA
- a CDS encoding ferredoxin: protein MIRIIHFREKCIGCNACVELAPERWKMSRKDGKSVLLEASEKNNIFTTLVGDDEWKKNHLAAKMCPTNIIKVEKIQRKL from the coding sequence ATGATTCGCATTATTCACTTTAGAGAGAAATGTATCGGCTGTAATGCGTGTGTTGAACTTGCACCCGAACGCTGGAAAATGTCCAGGAAAGATGGGAAAAGCGTTCTTCTGGAAGCAAGTGAGAAGAATAATATCTTTACCACTCTTGTCGGTGATGATGAGTGGAAAAAAAATCACCTTGCCGCAAAAATGTGTCCAACAAATATTATTAAAGTAGAAAAGATTCAAAGAAAATTGTAG